From the genome of Geoglobus ahangari, one region includes:
- the pstA gene encoding phosphate ABC transporter permease PstA: protein MRGEEVREKLFMLLALLATLFGIVILAFLLAFTFYEALPWLDWQFLTSPPSRFPERAGIYPSLVGSVMAIALVGVFSVPLGVGAAIYLEEYARRSRIAKLIEINISNLAAVPSIVYGLLGLGLFVSTLHLRPGIVLVGALTLTLLILPIIIVAAQEALRSVPDSLREASIGLGATRWQTVRNVVLPSAMPGILTGVILALSRAIGETAPLIMIGAATSIFTPPKSIFSTYSPLPMQIFMWTDMPKEEFLHGLAPAGIIVLLAVMLSMNAFAVYLRNRYARKLRR, encoded by the coding sequence ATGAGGGGTGAGGAGGTCAGAGAGAAGCTCTTCATGCTCCTCGCGCTTCTCGCAACGCTGTTCGGGATTGTCATCCTCGCGTTTCTCCTCGCGTTCACGTTCTATGAAGCGTTGCCATGGCTTGACTGGCAGTTCCTGACCTCACCTCCGTCAAGGTTCCCGGAGAGGGCGGGGATATACCCCTCGCTCGTCGGGTCTGTGATGGCCATAGCGCTCGTGGGCGTGTTCTCAGTACCCCTTGGCGTTGGGGCGGCAATATACCTTGAAGAGTACGCGAGGAGGAGCAGAATTGCGAAGCTGATAGAGATCAACATATCCAACCTCGCCGCGGTGCCTTCCATAGTCTACGGGCTCCTCGGACTCGGGCTGTTCGTCTCAACGCTCCACCTCAGGCCGGGGATAGTCCTCGTCGGTGCGCTGACACTCACGCTGCTGATCCTGCCAATAATAATCGTCGCCGCACAGGAGGCGTTGAGGAGTGTCCCCGACTCCCTCAGGGAAGCCTCAATTGGACTTGGAGCGACGAGGTGGCAGACCGTCAGGAACGTGGTTCTCCCGAGTGCAATGCCGGGGATACTCACGGGGGTGATACTCGCCCTGTCGAGGGCCATAGGCGAAACCGCTCCGCTCATAATGATAGGGGCGGCGACGAGCATATTCACCCCGCCGAAGAGCATATTCAGCACCTACTCTCCCCTGCCAATGCAGATATTCATGTGGACGGACATGCCGAAGGAGGAGTTCCTGCACGGCCTCGCGCCGGCTGGAATAATTGTTCTACTCGCAGTCATGCTGTCCATGAACGCGTTTGCCGTGTACCTCAGAAACAGGTATGCCAGAAAGCTCAGGAGGTGA
- the pstC gene encoding phosphate ABC transporter permease subunit PstC, with product MRAQRARERAIHVLLFISALLTVGVTLGIILTLFADTVTFFRNVSPIEFFTGTKWSPTIKPYSYGVLPLVAGTIMVTVGAGAIAIPVGLLSAIYLSEYASERTRSILKPMLEILAGIPTVVYGFFAFAYITPFLKGLFPDISAYNVLSASVVVGIMIIPIVASISEDALRAVPRSLREAGYALGARKVRVIWSIVVPSALSGIVASFILGISRAIGETMAVTIAAGRTPRLVNPLNPADWLKPIETMTAAMVEIGLSDVSGHSIAYKSLFAIGFTLFLMTMALNTVSYYIKMRFREVYR from the coding sequence GTGAGAGCCCAGAGAGCAAGGGAGCGAGCGATCCACGTCCTTTTATTTATCTCTGCTCTCCTGACAGTCGGCGTCACTCTCGGGATAATTCTGACGCTCTTCGCCGACACTGTGACATTCTTCCGGAACGTGTCGCCCATCGAGTTCTTCACCGGAACAAAGTGGAGCCCCACGATAAAGCCGTACTCTTACGGCGTTCTGCCGCTGGTGGCTGGTACGATAATGGTGACTGTGGGTGCGGGGGCCATAGCGATCCCCGTTGGACTGCTCTCGGCAATTTACCTGAGCGAGTATGCGAGTGAGAGGACGAGGAGTATACTCAAGCCCATGCTCGAGATACTCGCCGGAATTCCGACAGTTGTTTACGGCTTTTTCGCGTTCGCATACATAACTCCGTTTTTGAAGGGTCTGTTTCCCGACATCTCGGCCTACAACGTCCTTAGCGCTTCGGTGGTGGTTGGGATAATGATAATCCCGATCGTGGCGAGCATCAGCGAGGACGCGCTCAGAGCGGTGCCGAGGTCGCTGAGAGAGGCTGGATACGCACTCGGGGCGAGGAAGGTCAGGGTGATCTGGAGCATAGTCGTGCCATCCGCCCTCTCCGGAATAGTGGCGAGCTTCATCCTCGGAATATCGAGGGCGATTGGTGAGACCATGGCCGTCACGATAGCGGCAGGCAGAACGCCGAGGCTGGTGAACCCGCTGAACCCAGCGGACTGGCTGAAGCCCATAGAGACGATGACCGCGGCGATGGTGGAGATAGGTCTGAGTGACGTGAGCGGGCACAGCATCGCCTACAAGAGCCTGTTTGCGATAGGCTTCACGCTCTTCCTCATGACCATGGCCCTCAACACTGTCAGCTATTACATCAAGATGAGGTTCAGGGAGGTGTACAGATGA
- the pstB gene encoding phosphate ABC transporter ATP-binding protein PstB, which produces MPESSGGEFVKPVFDVRNLSVYYGNKVGIKSVSMQIYKNRVTAIIGPSGCGKSTFLRTLNRLVELVDGVRVEGEVLFEGKNIYDRDVDPVELRRKIGMVFQHPNPFPKSIFDNVAYGPRVHGIRDKERLREIVEQSLKRAALWDEVKDRLNDSALGLSGGQQQRLCIARAIATNPEVILFDEPTSALDPIASAKIEELMVELKKNYTVIVVTHNIQQAARISDYTAFFWMGELIEYDRTEKIFENPENELTERYITGRVG; this is translated from the coding sequence ATGCCAGAAAGCTCAGGAGGTGAGTTCGTGAAGCCCGTGTTTGACGTGAGAAACCTGTCCGTCTATTACGGAAACAAGGTTGGAATAAAGAGCGTGAGCATGCAGATCTACAAGAACAGGGTCACCGCGATAATAGGTCCGAGCGGGTGTGGAAAGTCAACATTCCTGAGAACCCTGAACAGGCTGGTCGAGCTTGTTGATGGTGTGAGGGTGGAAGGAGAGGTTCTGTTCGAGGGAAAGAACATATACGACCGCGATGTTGACCCCGTGGAGCTCAGGAGGAAGATCGGCATGGTGTTCCAGCACCCCAACCCGTTTCCAAAGAGCATATTTGACAACGTGGCGTACGGGCCGAGAGTCCACGGGATAAGGGATAAGGAGAGGTTGAGAGAGATTGTTGAGCAGAGCCTAAAGAGGGCTGCCCTCTGGGACGAGGTAAAGGACAGGCTGAACGACTCTGCCCTTGGGCTTTCCGGCGGGCAGCAGCAGAGGCTGTGCATCGCGAGAGCAATAGCAACGAACCCCGAGGTGATTCTGTTCGACGAGCCGACCTCTGCTCTGGATCCGATCGCATCGGCAAAGATAGAGGAGCTGATGGTGGAGCTCAAGAAGAACTACACGGTCATAGTGGTCACCCACAACATACAGCAGGCCGCGAGGATAAGCGACTACACCGCGTTCTTCTGGATGGGGGAGCTCATTGAGTACGACAGGACGGAGAAGATATTTGAAAACCCCGAGAACGAATTGACGGAGAGGTACATAACGGGGAGAGTCGGATGA